A region of the Harpia harpyja isolate bHarHar1 chromosome 14, bHarHar1 primary haplotype, whole genome shotgun sequence genome:
CACTGGTTCCACAACAAGCCCGTCAGTTATCATGGCAGATCTACTGGGGGAGCCAACTCCAACCCAACAGAAACCAGAGAGGTGACACAGCAAACCCGGACTTTGCACCTACCACACCAAGGACGATCTCCTCTGCCTGACTCCCAGATCACGCTGGTCTTCCGCTTGTGCACCAAGCCCCGCGCTGCCTGCTCCCACACAAACCTTGAGGCACAGGGCACACCCAGCACAGAAAAATGTCCCGATCAGCAAGAGTTAAAGCTGTAATTCACCTTCAGTGCTCTCTGCTGGTGGGAGCAACAGCGCTGGCAGACTAGGCTATACAGGCATTTTACTGTGTGCTTCATATAGCCCTACTATTTCCACATGAGGACAAGAGAAGGATTCGCGACATCCCCAGGAACCATTCTCATTCCTGTGCCCTGCTGCCTCAGCATGCCAGTGCAGAACGAGACCTTAGCAAGTACACTGCCAGCTTGATGGCTGATGATTTAATGAAGTAAACCAtgcaagaagaggaggagggttgTTTTCTCCAATCCCTTactctcccctccctcctggaAAAAACAGATCAAGCAGGAGGAAAACCTTTGCCCTAAGAACTAAGAAAGCAACAAGCTCTCTACATTCCTGCTCCTATCCCAGAAGAAAGCCTCTGCCTTGCTCTGTAGCTATTTCTAGAGACCATGACACACCATACTCGAACCAGGTAAAAACCTAGAGCCTCGCTGAAGCCGACGGCCACTGATGCGTCAGGCATGCCCTTGGTGTTAACAGGGAAAGCCTCATGATCTCAGGTTGTTTCTGgtgtggggaaagggagagggtaTAACCAAAACttttttcaagtttctctttAAAGTCAATCCCTTATGTGACTAGATTTATACCAAGAGAGACTACAGACTCTTGATGAAACAGAACTTTTAGCTACAGGCATAACTAAGGCATCTAAAACTCAGACAGACTGTTGCTCTTAAAGGGAAACAGGCAAGGGGAGCTGTCTTCTGCTATCAAAGGCTAATAACATGAGGTTTTGCCACCATGCCTGAATCAGCTCTAGTGCTGGGCTATCAAAGAGTTTATGTGCCAGGAGGGTGGCAACTACCCTTACAGAAACAGTACTGGCAACGTTCCTGTATGGCACTCagcccacaccaccaccacactgTTACTTCTTTTCTTCAAACCTAGAGCTATGAGAGGCGCTGACAGTACGCGATGCTGATGGTTCTGCACCATTCTCATTGCTTCCTGAGCTAACTGCTCCTAGAGGTCATACATTCAGACCAGTCCCCACTTGCTGAGAGTGCTACAGGTCTCACCTTTCACTAATCACAGCAAGAAAATTAAGTGTTGAGTTAGTGCTGCTGGCTGTATTGTCCAAGAGAGACAAAAGCATTAACACGGCTCTGGCATGCACACAAAAAAGGTAAAGATGGTTCTGGCTTTGAGTATAGAATATTCAGGCTTGCTAGTCCCATCACAGATACACGAGGAAGTACACACCAGCCGTTACAGCTAAAGACATTCTTGCACTCTTCCAAGAAGGGCAGCTATGATCTGCTACACAATCATACCACAGGTTACCGTAATCACCTAACAGCAATCAGAAGCTGCTGACACGCAACCTGAAACTGAGACGTAGACCTTGCCTCTAAGTGTCCTAGGACTAATTCAGCTCCTTAGACTACCCTGTATTAGTGATAAGAAATGAGATAGTAAGCTGTTTCCGGTTCTCCAGCAGATCATTCTGTGTTGTTCAGATAAGCATGTTCACAGAGTAAAGAGATTTATTCTTTGTGCCCCACTTCTAAGGTACCAGAAATTTCAAGGAGAAGAAGGTATGGCCAGGTCTTGTATTAACTTTGGACTCAGTGTGACATTAACCACTAAAAGAATAGttttgggtgttggttttttgtttcattttgttttttaaacaaagcctgTTATAGGTGCAGATGCACAATTTGTAAGCACAATCCCTACAGTGAAGGGCTGAAGGACAAGGACTGCAGCAACCAAACAAGGCTGATCACATCGCTGGTGGCAGCAGGCATGGGAGGTAGAAGAGGCAGCTCTAGGAGCGGAGACCAGGCCTGCGCACACCAGGGAGGGTTAGGCAGGAGGTCCAAGAAGCGCAGGGTACCACTGCGTGCAGACAGGCTGCAAGGATGGTTTAGCTTATGGACCCACAGCCTGATTTAAGCCAGGTCAAGTATCTATAGGATTGTAACCTTTAAGAATACACacagctggcattttaaaatactaacGTGGGCAGTGTCTTGTTGAACTACCTGAAACTGCTGTGGgcactaaaaacaaacaaacaacccaaacaaacaaaaaataccctaCCCTGAAAGTTTAGGCCTTTCTCAGTGAAGTACCTTTGCAGGCGTGACCAGTGAAGTACCTCTGCCCAAAGAGTTACCCCATTGTCACAAGGGCTATTTGTATTAAAGTTAATTACATACTTAGATACAAAAGGTGAAAGCTGTACTCTTATCATAGATGCTTAATTGCTTCCGAAGAAAAAGAACACCTATTCCAGAGTTAATGATTAAAAGCTATTTGGACTTGGCATATCAAAGAAAGCTCTGTATGTTCTACTGACAGAGAAGTTCAATGTGTTCACAACCAGGAAGCTGAAGTCAAGCTTCTCAACGTACAGTTCTGTCTGTTCATGCAGCACTTTCTGTAACTCCAAACCCATCAACATCTTCAAACCCAGAGAGAGTACAGCAATGGTGGAAACATTTCATGTTTCCTGACCAGCAGCTCCTTCTGCTAGACAACGCTGTTTGCAAATTCGGTGAAAACCTCTCTGAGGTTTTGAGCAAGTGTTATGTTGCTCACAGAGCAACTGTAGCAGTAAGATCAATTCTTGTCTTAGGAGATTGTTTTTAACGagattttttaatgagatttatgAGATTGTTAAGTGTGAAACTTCACAGCATCAGGATTTCTCTGGGACTGTAACAGTTAATAAAGGTTTATTACCGAATGAACCCCTGCCGCTCTCCCCTTCCCTCGCACCCCCGGGCGCGGTGCAGACGCGAACGCCAATGCCTTCCCGAAGGCTTCCCGGCGGGAGGCCGGGGGCGGCGGCTGCTCCTCCGGCGGCAGCTGCCGGGGCCCAGCCCGGGCAAAGCGGCGCTGCCGCAAGCAGCCAAGCGCCCGGCGAGCCGCCCCGGCGCCGAGGGGACGCACCGGCGCCGCTGGGCCGGGCGGCACCGACGCAGACGCCGGCGCGGGCACGGGCAGTCGCCGACGAGCCGGGCCCAGCAgcggcgcggccgcccgcccgctccccccgaCAGCCCGCAGCGTCCGGGAGGGGCTGCCGCGCCCGCTCAGCCGTGGCAGGGCCGGGCCacggccccgcccgccgccccgccggccctCCCGGGCCGAGCCCCTCCGCAGCGCCGCGTACGGCgcacggcccggcccgccgcgcccTCCGCCCAGTGGCGGCTCCCGCGCCGCGCTCGGTGCCGGGGGGGGCGACAGGCCGCGCCGGGGGAGGCCGGGCGCCCCGGGCCCGAGAGACCCGGGCGGGtggcgcggagcggcggggccgggccggcggcggcaggcCCACCCCGGGGAGCCGGGCCGCGCCTCGCCAGGGGGCCGCCGCTGCCACCCACCCGGCGATCCCCGACAGTCGCCCGACGAGCCGGGCCCAGCAGCGGCGCGGCCGGCCGTCCCCCCCCCTTCGCTTCGGTTCGCTTCGCTTCCCTGGCCtggcgccccccgcccccgccccggacTCGGGTCCGGGCCCGGCGCACCGGGGACGCCCCGGCaccccgccggcggcagcagGGGGCGCCACGCCGGGCGCCGCCATTTCCCTCCGCTCACCTGCGGCCTCCGAGCGCACCCTGCGCTgccggcgctgccgccggccAATCACGACCTGCTGACGGCCGCACCCAGCCAATCGGCGGGGAGAGGGACGGGCCGGGCGGGCCCCAGGCGGGCGCGGCGTAGCGGcccctggcggcggcgggggccgctgcGGGGCCGGGCGTGCCGCGCGCACGTGGGGCGCGGGCCCAGCGCCGGGCACCGGCAGCGCCGCCGGATCCCGCGTTACCACGGCAACCGCGCCGcgcgggccgcccccgccccgcgggacCCCGGGCGGGAGGCGCGACTGTGCCGGGAGGTCGCTCCCGGCGCGCCGGAGAAGCCGGGCGGCGCGCCCCaggcagcgcccgccgcccctcccgtCCCGCGGGGTCTGCGGCGGCGGAACGCGGCGCGCTCCCTGCCCCGCCGGtgcggccccgccggggccgcgggcACGGGCTGAGCAGGCGGACCGGCCTCTCCCGGCGTGCGGGGGCCGCGAAGGGAGCGCCCGGCGCCGGGCAGCGGCACGGAGCGCGGCGGGAGGGCCGGCGACCGCCGCCCGCGCCATGCCGGGCCGCCGCGACcctgccgccggccgccgcgACCCATCCCGGTCCGCATCCCATGCGCCGCTCCGGGGAGCCGCGTCCGCCGCTCCCGCGGtccgcgccccgccgctcccggctcCAGGTGCGCGGACTTTGCCCCGGCCGCACCCTCGCCGCCGCGGGCCGCgccgtgctgtgccgtgccgtgccgtgccgtgggGCCAGGGTCCCGGGGCACGGGCGCAGCCGCCCCTCCGGCGCTGTCCGGCGCGCGGTGCTGAAGGCGGCGGCGGTTGCGGCCCTCgtgcggcgggcggggcggggcggggcgaggcggggcggcCGAGCAGGTGGCGGTGCCGTTGCGGCCCCCCCCGTGCCCGGCCGGCTCCCCGCCCCCCGCGCACCCTGCCGCCGCTGCCGTTCCCATTCCCGTTCCCGTTCCCATTCCCATCACGTCCGcttcccggccccgccgcgctcgctccgccgcgccgccgctccgCAATGGCCAGCACCTTCGCTCGCGCCCTCtccgcccgccgctccgccggccTCCTGGCCATGGTGGGCGCCGGCTCCCTCGCCGCCGGCTTCCTGCTCGCCCGGGACACGGTCAGCGCGGGCGACCGGCAGCGGCGGCGCTACCCGCCCAGGTACCGGGCGCGGGCGGCGAGGGCGCACgtgcggggggcggcgggcgggggccggtCCCTgcggcaccggcactggggagggcgcggggctgcccccgagCTGCAGCCGGGGCCGGGCTCCCGGGGCGGCTCATAGGGCCGGCGGGGCCGGACGCTGCTCGTCCGCGGGGCGGGGGTGACCGGGACGCCCAGGAACCGGGCCCGCGCCGGCTCCGGGCGGCGCGGGCTCGGCCGTGTTGGACGGAGCCGCCCCGCCTCGGGCCGCCGGCGCCGCGGGCCCCGCCGACCCCGCGCCCAagggccccggcgccgccgcggcggggcctccgcgcccggcccggcctccccgAGGGCCGGGCGGCCCCGACCGCCGCGCCGGGGGCGCTGGCCGCGGAcccgcgggggccggcggggcgcggggcctGGCTCgccggggctgggccgggctCTCTCGCGCCGGCCGGGTGGCCGGGGGGTTCCTGCCGCGGGCCCCACGCTGAGCCGGGGCCGTGCGGTCTGCGGGGTCCTCCACGGGCGCATACCCGTGTGCCCGGGGGCCGGCTCCGGGCGCCGGCGTCCCTCCGGCGGCCGTCCGAGCTGGGAGTCCCGGGACTGCCCCCGGCTCTGGGGCGGTCGCGGAGCGCCGGGACGCGCCGCTGCGCCGCCAGCCCGGGGCAGGCGGGAGCGGCAGGGGGACGGGGACAAGTGCTTGCCGGCAGGGCTGGGGTCTGGGGGGACTTCTCGCGGctgccggggggggtgggggctgccggGGAGACGGGGCAGCATCCCCGGGCCAGCCAGCACCAGTGAGGACGTGCCCCAGGCTCGGCTCAGTTGCCGCAGGAGCCGGGAAGACTTGCCAATGTCCTGGTGGGAACAGGATGGAGCAAAAGGGTTCATTTTCTCCTCCTGGCGCAACACCCAGGAGCTCCGTCTGCAAGAGCCGGTGTCAGAGCAGAGACAGAGGCTCCTCGGCAGCCCCTGGGGGCTGGCGGCAGCTCCTGGCCCGACCCCATCTGGCTGTACCAGCCTTCCCACGCGCCTGCCTTCGGGACAGGgacttctgtatttaaaagaaaaggttccctggcAGGTCCTCACTCTTCCATCTTAAGGGAGAACTGGGGGGGCCCGCAggtgctgggcaggcagcccACAGCCTGCGGGCAAATTTTAGATGAAGTTGAGCCCTGAGATGTGCAACCAGGACTTCTGGGAGGTGGGCACGGAGCTGAGCCAGGCCAGACGGGCGCATGCATGGCCGTGGCCTGGCTTAGGGGTGCTTTTGGGGTAATGCTGGCTCTGCGAGAGCCGCTGGCCCTATTTTCACAACCTGTGCCTGATCCCT
Encoded here:
- the LOC128150646 gene encoding proline-rich protein 2-like; protein product: MNPCRSPLPSHPRARCRRERQCLPEGFPAGGRGRRLLLRRQLPGPSPGKAALPQAAKRPASRPGAEGTHRRRWAGRHRRRRRRGHGQSPTSRAQQRRGRPPAPPDSPQRPGGAAAPAQPWQGRATAPPAAPPALPGRAPPQRRVRRTARPAAPSAQWRLPRRARCRGGRQAAPGEAGRPGPERPGRVARSGGAGPAAAGPPRGAGPRLARGPPLPPTRRSPTVARRAGPSSGAAGRPPPFASVRFASLAWRPPPPPRTRVRARRTGDAPAPRRRQQGAPRRAPPFPSAHLRPPSAPCAAGAAAGQSRPADGRTQPIGGERDGPGGPQAGAA